In Drosophila pseudoobscura strain MV-25-SWS-2005 chromosome 4, UCI_Dpse_MV25, whole genome shotgun sequence, the following proteins share a genomic window:
- the LOC6899889 gene encoding protein maelstrom 2 has product MAQNKPNAFMAFVADWRACNRFGRGLSTSEAVAKCGPIWEGMSDRERGPYKSKAKDSNVLERESKTERLNCPGAHSKMQVEKNEAIDAELQMKRNIKRIVLKATNSMKLEEKEFLFVSFNYFTKALNGDVYQPAELSACRFSLKGGISSNYSTMINPGHIIFGQTSDAQDHSRTTHKLPLPPNAMGEKNLGNLYSDTLKWLSASNDEEDEQYDHPVIVYTTPELMPVVKSCFRYLACEGDTDKHAEKIMVYDICYLFLTLKKTVLDLVGVPSDHMNIHVTNSFFRRDFFEFSSGIACDYHEEVDRTKYCTKSMVLRWGYMISHYICGDLAIPLQPRKHVPIEVKHNYTVTPGDSSLALDGTWTDSGYSGY; this is encoded by the coding sequence ATGGCTCAAAATAAGCCCAATGCGTTCATGGCGTTCGTCGCCGACTGGCGCGCTTGTAACCGCTTCGGTCGTGGCTTAAGCACTTCAGAGGCGGTGGCAAAGTGTGGACCTATTTGGGAGGGCATGAGCGACCGGGAGCGCGGTCCGTACAAGTCGAAGGCTAAGGATTCAAACGTGCTGGAGAGAGAATCAAAGACAGAGCGTCTAAACTGTCCGGGCGCACACTCAAAAATGCAAGTGGAGAAAAACGAGGCCATAGATGCAGAGCTTCAAATGAAGAGAAATATCAAACGCATTGTTTTGAAAGCGACAAATTCGATGAAGTTGGAGGAAAaggaatttttgtttgttagcTTCAATTATTTTACGAAGGCCCTGAACGGGGATGTTTACCAGCCCGCTGAGCTTTCCGCCTGCCGCTTCTCTCTGAAGGGGGGCATAAGTTCTAATTACAGCACCATGATTAATCCTGGCCACATCATCTTTGGACAGACCAGCGATGCCCAGGATCATTCGCGGACTACGCACAAGTTGCCCTTGCCACCGAATGCCATGGGCGAGAAAAACCTGGGAAACTTATACAGTGATACCTTGAAATGGCTATCCGCCAGCAATGATGAGGAAGACGAACAATATGACCATCCGGTCATTGTCTACACAACCCCAGAGCTAATGCCGGTGGTAAAGTCTTGCTTCCGTTATCTGGCATGCGAGGGCGACACCGACAAACATGCTGAAAAGATTATGGTCTACGACATCTGCTACTTGTTTCTCACTTTGAAGAAGACTGTCTTGGACTTGGTTGGGGTTCCGAGCGATCACATGAACATCCATGTGACTAACAGCTTCTTTAGGAGGGACTTTTTTGAATTTAGCTCAGGGATTGCGTGCGACTACCATGAGGAAGTCGATCGAACCAAATACTGTACTAAAAGTATGGTTCTGCGTTGGGGATACATGATTAGCCACTACATTTGCGGAGACCTGGCCATTCCACTCCAGCCTAGAAAGCACGTTCCCATTGAGGTCAAGCACAACTACACCGTGACTCCTGGCGACTCTTCATTAGCCCTTGACGGGACTTGGACTGATTCAGGCTACTCTGGGTATTGA
- the mRpS7 gene encoding 28S ribosomal protein S7, mitochondrial: MAVFYRIAIQSSIYGCRSMSMFPKHFGDPLRKKDMEDLNKSELTKFYHIPIKAALNNHSDTVFSDEIKLKMMNYITKNGNKALARGLLSRTFEIIKRAQTERLHLSPTDKQNVNTNAEKLLIEAVENSRPLLQLTSIKRGGVNYQVPVPITKKRSYFLAMKWLLDAAFEKDKKVCLPERLAWEILDAAHGQGRVIKKKDDVHKQCESNRAYAHYRWS, translated from the exons ATGGCGGTGTTTTATAGGATCGCTATTCAATCTTCCATCTATGG ttgtCGCTCGATGTCTATGTTTCCCAAACATTTCGGCGACCCTCTTAGAAAAAAAGATATGGAAGATTTGAATAAGAGTGAACTCACTAAGTTTTACCATATACCGATAAAAGCAGCTCTAAACAATCATTCTGATACTGTCTTTAGCGACGAAATCAAACTAAAAATGATGAattatataacaaaaaatggaaataaagCCTTGGCCCGAGGACTTTTGTCAAGAACATTCGAAATAATCAAACGTGCACAAACTGAGCGTTTGCACTTGAGCCCAACAGATAAACAAAATGTTAACACTAATGCTGAAAAGCTACTAATAGAGGCAGTTGAAAATAGTAGACCATTGCTTCAGTTGACATCTATAAAACGTGGTGGTGTGAACTATCAAGTCCCGGTGCCTATAACGAAAAAAAGATCTTATTTTCTGGCTATGAAATGGCTTTTAGATGCAGCTTTTGAAAAAGATAAGAAAGTATGTCTTCCAGAGAGATTAGCTTGGGAAATTCTGGACGCTGCCCATGGCCAAGGTAGagttattaaaaaaaaagatgatgTGCATAAACAGTGTGAAAGTAATCGCGCATATGCACATTATCGGTGGAGCtag